The DNA segment TTAAGTAGCGGGTGTCCATTATAACGATTTCATTATTTCAGTTGCAGAGCAGTAACCTTGACTTCAAGCATCATTATAGTCGCTCAGATATTGAACGAATTGTTTATACAGGCTACTGCCTcggttgtgagaaaaagtttggtGTGTGATTGCTAGACCACTTTGCGCAATATGGGCCTGAAAAAGTGGTCCCTTTTTTTGAGAGAAATTTTTAAGCTATCTACACAAAGTGGTAGAGCCGTAGCAAACAGCACTGCCAATATAATATACTTTAAAAGAGTTAGATGTTGGGCTTGttggatttgtgacaaattatacatatttttagcgcaaccaggaCAGGGACACAAAGAAAAGAGACAAACCCGAGCGgtcgtgtttgtctctgttctttgTGTCCCTGTCCTGGTTGCACTAAAAATATGCATAATTTGGCATTATAAGTAAGTCTGAGGTGAGAGGTTACACTGGAGAACAACTGTCATATCAGTAACTACATAAAATATGTTTTCTTTCCAGGGTTTGCAAGTATCCAGCCAGGAGGCCATTGATCTCGAAAAGAACACGAGGCAGCAGTCTGGCAGCGAGATGTGGGAGAGAGCCCGCGTCTATCGATTGACTGCTTCATCATTTGGGGTTGTGGTCAAGAAACCTACGTGAACAGAAAAAGGCCTGCAGAACCTGACTGCAGACAGACCTTTCCCGTGTCAGGGCTGTTCAGTAAGTGAGGTCTTATTTTACTAAGTACGGACAATGAATTTCAAACAACACATGGATCATGGATAGTGCTGTGAAGCCTCCTATGTGCACGTCGAATAGCTCAACAGGTGACCACATGCGGTAAATTTAATCACTATTTGAAACACCCAAGGTCAAAATTTTTCCCTTCAGAAAATGAAGAATGAATACCAACAAGTGCGAAGCAGATGACATGGCATGCAGAACGTTGCCTGGAGAGCTCACCATAGTTTCAGCAAAATATGTGGAcgtctgaaaaaaagaaaacgttgccTTTATAGACTTTTTCAAAAAGAGGCCAAATGGTGTCGCCACATTTGCTTCTTTGCTGTGGATATGCACCAAGTCAGGTTCAGAACAGCATGTGTTCTTTCCTTTATCTTCATTTTTTGATTAGCCGACTGCCCTACAATACAATGCGAACAGTTATTTGCTGTAGACCAGGCAAGCACACCCAACTCTGCTCTAGGTGAAAGTTCCTCTTGAGATGAAAGTGCCTGTCTTTTTTATGTTATTGCAGGTACGGCATTACGAATGAGCAGCCGGCTGTGCagagaaatctgaactcgtctttttaccgcaggaactctatctacacgttccaggcattcttagaaaattcgaattatcctgtgcggccgattgccctaattaaatcggataaAACGTCcgggctcccgccttttttgaactgaatgcggtaggtaggcggagtcaaccaacacgtggagTGCCTTTAAGCCAGTCCAGTGGTGGCTTCGCTTTCATTAAGTTTtaaggtttctgtgaataaacagtttcagttgCAGGCAATATAaccacaaattaggcccacggaaataaaaatacatgtggGCTCTTTGAATTACGtatcactccaccgatggcagagcggcaagccgccacgggactggctgacgcgttggttgactcctcctacctaccacgttgagttaaaaaaaaaagaaaaggcgggagctggAACGTTTATTCCAATTTACTCAGGGCAATCGGCCACCAAGGACAATATTTCGAAGTTTGtaagaatgcctggaacgtgtagatttcccgcggtaaaaagatgagttcagattgATTCCTCTGTAGTACACCTTTAAGAATGCATAGTGCCTGTAAACCAACGATTCTGCTCTCAATATTGTTAAAAAGACGACAAAGAAAAGCGGGCAGTGGCACGGGACTGAGCGATGGCACTAGGCCTACAGCCATTAAAATTGTATTTCGCCTGCCATCATGTCGTACTGTTCTTTGGCTTGCCACCCCGTATCAATATCATTAAAGGAATGTAGACTCCAAATTTTTGTATGTTTTACCCCTCTGTCATGTGTGAGTTAAGTATAGCTCTTGTGAGACATGAAAACTTCAGCATGATTTCTTTGTCATCTTCATTCACTGTAGCACTAAATTCAGCCTGCCTGAACAGCCAGAAATAGTTGGCGAGTACCGAATGGTCTGTATTTACTAGTGTGGTACGAACCATGAAGAAAACCTAGCAACTAAAGTTTGGTGTCTGTACTGCTTTGGGGCATGTCTTATGTGACAGGGAATAGAATAGTTTTTGTTATCGAAAGGAGATGACAAGCATGTCACAATAATTAATGAACACTGGAAAATACATGCAAATATTTAATAAACTCTGGAAAATACACGGGAATCAATGGTGCCCCGTGCGTGCACAAATACTTGTTCTGTCGGTTCGATGGATATCCAGCAACCAGTTTGGAGTGTCCAAGTCTGCTGACATTCATGCCTCTCTTTATGGCAGTTGTGACTTCCACCTTCATATGCCTGTCTATAGAAACTTATCCTTCCATTTGTTCTTGCTTATTGTTGTGCTGTTATGCTGTAAAGCTGCTAGTGTGCCAAATTGGGTTTTTCATACCAGACTTTTTAATGTGCTTCTCTGGTAACCAAGCAACAAGGGATGAAGGAGACCACTCAGACCTTGTTGCTTTACCTGAGAGAACAACGAAGTCGAGCACTGACATTTATATTGCTCAGTTCTTGCGTCAAGTCGTAATGTGTATTGGGTGCATGGTGCATTTACTGATAACTCAGATTTTCTGGCATGCACATTGTATTCTGTATGTTGCATCCTGTAGCCTTTGTCTTTCTCTTTCATGTCTGTGTAAATAAAAAATGTCATGGTTGTGTGGAAATGGGTAATGGGCTGTACAGCTACCCTATTCACAAAGTCCATTCAGTTTTCAAGCATCACTTATTTGCTGTCACATACTACATAACATCAAGGCTCAGAAAAGGGAGAGCAAAGCTTGCCTTTTATTGACAGGAGCAGATTTGTCAAACATTCACTCATCAGATAGTTGCACCAGCGGAGACTGGAAGTTAGTTAGTATAGCACATACAATCCACATTTCATTTATGATGGGGCCCAGAGAAAGCGGTACCAGCCTATCGAAGATATGAAAACTTTTGATGTGCTGTATGCGTCGCTGAACATGTATCCGCAGGGATGCTATTTCTTCcgtttcttttatctcctcttcacTGAACTGACCTCGTCTGAGGAAAGGCGGGTTGTTCAAAGCCACGTTGATTGTCTTGAGCATATCTTCAATCTTGAAGCCTTTGTCTGCCatgacatcatcaccatcattgaAAGGAAAGGCCAAGAAACCACTCTTGCTCACACATTCTTTGTCAGAAATAGATCCTGGAAACAAATTGGAGACAAAGGTCACTGTACCATTGGGCGAGATGCCAATCAGTCCTTTGAAGGTGTTCGCTGATTTGTACAATGAGAATGTTGCCGACTGCAGTGCAAGTGAGCTGGCTGCCTGACATTTAATTTCTGTTACATGCAGTATGACTCGAGTCGCAGAATACTTTCCTTGGAAGGAAAGTGGCATTTCCTTTTGAACATGTTCCTTTGACATCCACAAAGGTATCTGTGTTAGTTTAGTGAAAGCAAAACTAGCCCAGGTAATACCGATTCTTGATACTGTGGCAGTTGACGCACAGAACCTGTCAGCAAGGTCCTTTTCAAAAAGTCCAAGGCGCATTCTTACAATTAAAAGGAAAAACTCGTTTTCCACTGTCAGGCTTCTTGGTCTACCTGCCTGCGATGGGTGTGCTTGTGATGAAGATTTGAGTCTGATGTTTTCTCTCTGTTCCCCTGGATTACAGAAAACTAAAATTGTTTTAAACATTCCATATGATGGCAGATTGGTATAAAATCTTATCATCATCACTGTGCTTGAATCGGTCAATAGAAAACTCTCTTCCAACTTTCTTTTCAAGCTTCTCTGCTGTTGCCTTGGTGAGTTCCAGTTCTCTGCTGGTACGAaacagcacttctttcttcttccttttcttttgcttcttgTTTAGCTCTTTGAAGTTCGACATGAGCCTGTTGGAGTtgttcttcggtaactttcagcTCATTCTTCACTGTTGTGAGTGATTGCCTCAGAtcttgtgtttctttttgtcccGTGCAATCCCGTGTACATTGAGGCGGCTGTGATTTCAAGGAGCTGAAGTCCATTTCAGCATCCAGACATGCTGTTGGTACATGAGGCGTTACAGAAAGTTCATCACAAATGTCGTCGGCTTGCATTCCACTGGCTGTTGTCACTTCTCCATTCACAGCAACATTCTGCACGCAACGCTCTTTCGGTGGCTTCCTTTGCACTTTACTTTGCTTGTGTGCGAAACTAAATATGCTTGGCACTGCATCATTTTTGAGGCGCCTTGTGCCGGTAGCTTAGTTTGCATAAAAGTCACCATCGGCGAAGTGCTTTGAGCACACCTTTGTGTGCTTGTTTATGCGGAACTCCTTGCCCTCATCTGTCCTTATTGCggcaatccattttttttttcaaaccaggATTTGTGGGGAACCCTAGAAAAGAGACCTGCAAAAGTACAGCCCACTTAGTAATTGGTCAAGGTGCAGGTGTAAAAGCATCAATAAACATACACTTTGAAAAATGGTATCAGATGTCTTCTTGTGTATTCATCAAGGTGAAGAAATTAAAAATGTACATTTTCTTCACCTTTTCAGTACATACAGTTGAGGACAGAATAATGTGGACCATGCTTGTGCAATCAAGCTCGTCTAAGCACCATCTAGCAATACTACTGTAGTGTCTCATACTTCTGCGTCACGTGCACTTGCACATAGAGGAAGAAAACCTTCGTATGTTCATTAATAAATGCGAGGCAGGAGTTGAAGCCACAGAGTGTGGCCAATAATATTTTGTTTGCGAATGTGCTTCAGTCTGGCAGAGAGCTCCGGGCATGCGTATGCACAGGAAAAGTTTATCTGTCACGCAGTAGCAGAGTTAAGTGTCTAAGCGCACCCGTGTACCGTTAGTTACTACTAAGCTAGTGGGACGACTTTGAACTCACTAATAAGGCTGCTAAAGGCTGAGCTCTATGCACACGAAATTTCGAGCGAAGGCCCTAGCGATGAACGGCGCTGTCGCGCTATTTTTCCCGTGTCGCGCTAGGTTCTGCATTCACAAAAAAGTTGCCCGTAGCCCAGAAATGCATGCCGCTTATGCTTTGTTTTAGGCTTCCAGTTTGTGCGCTCCTCCCCATGATCCGGGGTACGGGCGTTCGATCAGCAGAGGCGGTGCGCCTAGCCGTCGGTGCAAAATCACTCGCGGTTTGCTCACTTCCATTAAGACAACAGATTATGGGAGTGTTTGCTaagccggagtgcgcaggcactgaCCCAACGaaaacgctgctgctgctgctgctgcactccgCTTATGTTGCCATCGTTTGCTGCAGGTTCGCAACGGAGAGAACGACGGCGCTCCTCGCTGCGCCGCATCGTCGTTCTTTTTTTCGCGCACACAGAACTCGCTATGAATGGTTGAGACGTGGATGCTagcaaatgcaaaagaagtgcgcATGAGCAACGTTTTGATTTTCTGACGGGCCGAAACGGTCGCCAGCATCGGAAGCAATGCGCCGGCTGCAGAAGGGCACACAGCAGCATGCCGGCATCGCGACTGTAGCTTGGAGCAGAGAGCCAATGTCAAGGAAGATGTCTAGGACTCAGAAACAAGAAAATTGCGCTTGTGGCTGCGCTGGGCGCCGTACCTTTCAATGCGGCCCGAGCGCAGTCCAGCAGGCCCAAGTAATGGCGGAGGCACCCCAGTTCGCGCGCCACATACCAGATGGCGCTAAATTTTCTAAAGGGTCTATTAGAGAAAACGGCCGCGGAGTAAAACCGCGGTTACATCCTGAGTAAAACGAAGTGGCACGAAACTGCATGAAATCAACAAACCAAATCTGGCGCCGGATCTGCGTAAGCATTTGTTCAAACAGCCAGTTTTGTTTTCTCAAAATATGAAGCTCATCTCGGGTACCGTGGCTATAGTATAATATTCACACTTCCTTACTCTAGACTCTTTCCAAACCCAGCAACCCAGCCACCGAGCGCTCTACCCACTACCAAAATGCTGCCGACGGTGATGTCTATGTTGGCAACCCTTTGAAACGGCGTAACGAGGCGAACGGACGAGAGGAAAGCAAAGACAGCAGTGGGGAGGAAGAGCTTAGGGAGATGACAGCAGGGGAATGGGACAGAGTAGAAGGCAAGGTTCCCATCGGAACGTGGACATGACCAGACGGCATACCTATGAGATCAACTACCATGCTAGGCCAAAGAAGCAAATTGAAATTACGACAGATCATTGAAAAAGTAGTAGGGGAGGAGACGTTCCAAAACACTGGAAAGTGAGCAGGATGAGATTAATATACAAAGGTAAAGAAAACAAGAACAACATTATAGATCCTACCGACCAATTACGGTCACATCAGTTATATGCAGGCTAGCAATGCAGGTGGTGATAATGAGAATGGAAGAATGGGCAGATCGTGAGGAGATCTTGGGAGAGTTGCAGAACAGCTTCCGAAAGGACAGacggttggaggacaatctattcaTTATAACTCAGTGTATAGAGGTAGCCGAGACAAGTCGGAGGCATCTATGGTTAACATTTTTAGACATTAAGGGGGCATATGACAATGTGAATAAGGAAAAACTTTGGGGCCAATTGAAGGGGTATGGTTCAGATAGGAATCTGGTTGACTTTCTAGAATCTGTTAATCTAGAAACTATATAATCAGCTGAAATTAAAAGCGGGCTAAGACAGGGCTGCCCACTATCACCCCTACTTTTCATGATATATGTGAGTCAAATGGAAAACAGGTTGGAAGAGAGTAAGGTAGGAGTTGACATGAGTTATATGCAGAAAGGCCAGAAGGTAAGCCAATTGCTGGCTGGACTGATGTATGCGAATGACATTGTACTACAAGCAGACAAGCGAGATAGAGTGCAGGAATTAGTTAAGATCGGTGGTGAGGAGGGCAACAAGCTAGAACTCCATTTCAGTAGAGAGAAGTCTGGGATAATGATATATAATGATGAGAAGGGAGACCCACTAGAAATACAAGTGAGGACCATGTGAGGACTTGTAAGTATCTAGGCATATTGCTAAGTGAAAGGAAAAAATATCTGGAAGAGCACGAGAGGATTCTGAAGGATTAAGGAAAAAGGAATTCAGACATTATGAAGCATATAGAGCACTATAAATAataataggtatgaggtggttaGAGGGGTATGGATGGGTACCAAGGGGTATGGAAGGGTACCAGGCCGCACATTTGGAAATGCAGTCCTGCGCATGAAATCCGAAGTACAATCAAAGCTAGAAGTGAGACAAAGAAGTGTAGGAAGGCTAGCCTTGGGAGCACATGGGAGCACTCCGAATGAGGGAGTCCAGGgagatatgggatgggcgtcgttcgaggtTCGAGAGGCAATCAGCAAACAAATATGATCAGAGACTAACACAAATGGAGGAAACGAGGTGGACAAAAAAAGGTGCTCAAGTATCTATACATTAAATGTATGAACACAAAATGAACAAATAGAACCAGAAAGCTAAGAACGAAGTACTTCCAGGTGAGTTATAGGGCTCAGCAAAATGCTAGCGTGAAAGCGGAGGTAAaggagacagaaagaaagaatgcAGGAAAAATCGGCGCGTAGGACACGAAAACAGGACATCAAAAAAAACCTGTTATTTGATAATTCGCGGGACAATTCATTGCTTTCTGAGGCTAGGACAGGGGTTGAAGAAGTGGATACTTTGTGTTCTGCCTGTAAAAcggaaactgcgccatttcctttccccaaaaaccaattattattgaccATAGAGCACTTGGTTTTGAGGTGTGcatatggaggaaaaaaaacttggGAGGGAGCGGCGACGCCAAGCGGCCAGCCTTCGCAAGTCAAGCGCTCGTGAAGCCGCTCCCTCCCCAGTTTTTTTCGCTCTCCCAGTCAGTCCTTAGTATTTTGGTCTTTGGGTTTTATTgcacaagcgtttcggtgcaggtgggctggaaacgctgattggtcaaacaaaatgtgacgtcacgcctaaaacgtcacgtgacgtcatggtcacgtgacttttaatgacgtcgtgtccggttgggaagagacatattttccctaggtttttctcggaattccccacgtttttgacagcgcgcgcgggttcaaaatgcgcacctgatgcgccgcgctttcacacactgcatgcgcgtttctgtcCAGAATGGCGTCAGTGTTTCCAAACCAGAGTGAACGTCAACCTGAGCACGGTGACCATGATCTGCATCATGATCGACGTTGCGGCGTCTGCGACAAAGCCTTCACTCAGCGGaaaaacatgctgcagcatatgAGGATGGTGCACAAGTTGGAGACGAAAGGAGCCTTTCTTCACTGCGACCAGTGCAGCAGCCTGCTATCAACACTCGAAAATTTGGTTCATCACTACAACGTGGCGCACAAATTCCCAGCCGAAAATCTGCAACTGTcctttgggaacgacaaaggtaaGGAGACATGTTTGCAACGCGACGTGCATGAATTTTCCTGCGCTgcctctttggctttttttttgtttgttttgctttaacGTTCTTAGCAAGTCTGTGCGAATGCATCTATATATGTGCGCAGCGGGCGAATTTACAGCTTTTTGCAGCGAGCTAAATcccgcattttatttttattatatatgatatccttgaactgctggtgtattattttagtgcgctcgaacggcgcgcttcgttgtgcatttattataatcgccactgcctggcggacccgatacagcttttgcagacctgagaggttaaacacgtactatccatgcaaagccacgcaaatgcgcctacaggtgaccacgcccgtctatcagcgctccgtcgagtgcctgcatttacaatcgagtgctgtaggactatgaacctgacctagagcatacatattataatttttccttgtattctacattctctacatgcaggagactacactcatagctttcgttagtgcagaaatttcgtacaaccgtgtcaaaatttggcggtccggttttgttctacacgacgttttggaggagaaaagcattgggtctttgaaggacgacagtctatataaactcctattcactgtgtcgtcgtacctatcgtaattaatgacgacatataaaggcttttgatacaactctcgtgatttaaaacaaaactgttcgtttcactaacccgcgaaaaaatattgcgcgcaatcattcgccacagcccgttgctgcgtaatttttgttttgtgcggattttcttttataatatgacagctgcacgcgatagcttataaatatagttgcgcagccgaccactgcaggtaccagtaaacacgtaccccgtttagaatgaatttaaatatgcggtcgggagttggaattatttgtccgggacgctgcggtcaaagttcgcagttttgaaaattgaaacacggaaatttttgcgcatagctagtcactcttgcataagtaaatatcttattcctacccatcatccctttgtcagaacacatatattaatgagaaaaacgacccatttgatgcaattaagttcacagtcctacagggtgggttccacaacaaagagagcaacgggagtcgtactttatttacaaatttgtaacaattcctcacggcattaatgaaagtccgggtttattgacctccatcgcccctttcagagccagtgctgaccttaggagtgccggcgcgtcaaacctcggtcgtttgccgccagcggcatctttttcaagcttcgctgcccgtccgcttacacaaagctcataattcatcccccacccctgtcttcccagttcgacgtaccaccttgtcgagcggggtgcaattgaagaaccaagaacccttgattaaatgctcctgccattcccctttacccccccacaggacactttcgcaaactcgtatgttttgccgccttttttctttttcttttgtgtgtgtgtttcatgcacagtgcacgtgtgtgtagttaagctaactgcgccgctgattccgccttcactattcgtaccgaagacgctcctggaacgtctcctgtcctgtctgaatttattgtttatttgtttgctcgttttggccggcggcacgggcagtacatgcatctatgattcttatctgctccgggactccgccaaagtctgtcattgttgctttgagggcccggatgccctccctcccctcgttattccttttttcccccttgctggcctcccgcgcaagctcgctgggcggcaggggacaaagcgtttttctttttctctttatttctttctcctttttctagtatttttcttttgtgcccatcaagggttcttggttcttcaattgcaccccgctcggcaaggtggtgcgtcgaactggcaagacaggggtgggggatgaattcagagctttgtgtaagcgggcagcgaagcttgaaaaagatgccgctggcgacaaacgaccgaggtttgtcgcgccggaattcctaaggtcagcattggctctgcaaggggcgatggaggtcaatacacccggactttcattaatgccgtgaggaattgttattaaatttgtaaataaagtacgactcgcgttgctcgagatctttttgttgtggaacccaccctgtaggactgttaacttaattgcatcaaatgggtcgtttttctcattaatatatgtgttttaacaaggggaggtagggataaaatatgcgcgcggtggttattaaagcgaattcgtataaagttaacggcctgcccaatgtactgcgtactgcacacactgcatcctaggaggtatattacgttgcagaaatcccaatcagagttgtcattaatttttcatttgaatcctgaagctgtgcttatttc comes from the Amblyomma americanum isolate KBUSLIRL-KWMA chromosome 1, ASM5285725v1, whole genome shotgun sequence genome and includes:
- the LOC144119066 gene encoding uncharacterized protein LOC144119066, whose protein sequence is MRLGLFEKDLADRFCASTATVSRIGITWASFAFTKLTQIPLWMSKEHVQKEMPLSFQGKYSATRVILHVTEIKCQAASSLALQSATFSLYKSANTFKGLIGISPNGTVTFVSNLFPGSISDKECVSKSGFLAFPFNDGDDVMADKGFKIEDMLKTINVALNNPPFLRRGQFSEEEIKETEEIASLRIHVQRRIQHIKSFHIFDRLVPLSLGPIINEMWIVCAILTNFQSPLVQLSDE